Proteins from a genomic interval of bacterium:
- a CDS encoding ATP-binding cassette domain-containing protein: MTMPAIRFENVSYRAGTSTLVDRLSLEIAEGETVVLLGRSGSGKTTTLKLINHLLIPSEGTVSVNEKSTLLWDPILLRRRIGYVIQEVGLFPHFTVFENIGLVPRLENWKTEKTASRVPEVMQLVGLDPDKFSLRFPRQLSGGQRQRVGVARALCADPPILLLDEPFGALDPITRAEVQVEFQELQKRLRKTMVFVTHDVAEALLFGDRIGLMEEGRLIIFGTKDEFLGSQDPVIKTFLAPLRNSVQLMQ, translated from the coding sequence ATGACAATGCCTGCGATCCGCTTTGAAAACGTCTCTTATCGTGCAGGGACAAGCACACTGGTCGATCGTCTTTCCTTAGAGATTGCGGAAGGAGAGACCGTCGTTCTGCTGGGTAGGAGCGGTTCCGGTAAAACGACAACGTTAAAACTCATCAATCATTTGCTGATTCCCAGCGAAGGAACGGTGTCTGTTAATGAAAAGAGCACTCTGCTATGGGATCCGATTTTGTTGCGCAGACGGATCGGGTATGTGATTCAGGAAGTCGGATTGTTTCCGCACTTCACAGTATTTGAAAACATTGGATTGGTTCCGCGCCTTGAAAACTGGAAAACTGAAAAAACGGCAAGCAGGGTGCCGGAGGTGATGCAGCTTGTCGGGCTTGATCCTGATAAGTTTTCGTTGCGGTTTCCGCGCCAACTGTCCGGTGGCCAGAGACAACGTGTGGGCGTTGCGCGCGCTCTTTGCGCGGATCCTCCCATTCTGTTGTTGGATGAACCTTTCGGCGCGCTGGATCCGATTACACGCGCTGAAGTTCAAGTTGAGTTTCAGGAACTGCAAAAACGCTTACGCAAAACCATGGTGTTTGTAACGCATGACGTTGCCGAAGCTCTACTGTTTGGAGACCGGATTGGATTGATGGAAGAAGGTCGTCTCATTATTTTTGGAACGAAAGATGAATTTTTGGGTTCTCAGGATCCTGTAATCAAAACTTTTTTGGCACCCCTGCGCAACTCGGTCCAGTTAATGCAATGA